A segment of the Capra hircus breed San Clemente chromosome 19, ASM170441v1, whole genome shotgun sequence genome:
tatatatgccttttattatttattattcaacGCTTTGCTATAATTgatgtttaaaatgtatattttcttttacataaaAATTTGTGGGTGATCCAGAGCTGGTACTTAAAGTCAGAATTCAGAGCCACAAAGAAAATGACTTCATTGAAGTTGAACTGGATAGACAAGAGCTGAGTTACCAAAATCTACTACAAGCAAGCTGCTATGAACTGGGGATTAACCCAGAGCAAGTGGAGAAGATCAGAAAGCTACCAAACACATTGCTCAGAAAGGTAGGGTGTTTACAAGTTTCTAAATAGAGACTGGGCTCTAGGTGGGTAAAATTATGTTCAGTGAAGCCGATCACTAGCTTTTGTATTATTAATATGAAAACAAATCCAAGACACTGGACATTTTAGCTGCAGGATAGCCAAACATGGTAGCTAGGTTATTTTCAATCCGGTGCTTTTACAGATTTGCGTACCTTTAATTTACTCACTCTTTTTACTTCTCTGAATTACAACCACCAAAATTTAAAACCCTAGCTCAGTATGTATGGCCAGCCTCACATCTCAACAGACTGATCCCGGGGACAGAAAATACAAAGCCACTCTTACCTGCTTAGCAAAGTCAAGCCTCTGCAGTCTCAGGAAACAAAATGGGGCATTTTTACGTATTTTTCTGATTCAAAATAAATCTCATCTTTTAACTTGAGGGAAACTCTCATCTCTttgggcattttttaaaaagcaactttcaAAATGCCTTTTAGCAATTCTTATTGGTGCCGTGGCTTAACAGTATATTCTTTGTAAACTAAAAGTGGTGGGATGGTCATactttcagagagagagagagatatatatatatatatagtgcccTGGATGGActaaagtcttttttaaattgagactTTATTCCCCTTGGAAATCAGCAACAAGGTCTGAAACACAAAAACGGGAAAGGAAAACAATCCTCAACTGCTGCGTCAGTTTACCATGGGTGGAAAGAAAGCAGTGCTGGGGCAATCCTGGTCAGCCTTTTCACCTAAGTTTACGTGTGTTTATGAACCAttatgtaacttctttttcatattaaggACAAAGACATTCTAAGACTACAGGACTTTCAGGAAGTAGAactcattttaatgaaaaatggaaGCTCTGCACTGACAGAATATACACCATCTCTGTTAGAGAAGCCCTGCTACAACAGCAATGCTGCAAAAATGACGTATTAAATCGCAGAAATGAAAAACCGGAATCAATATTTTGTAACTAATGAAGTCTGGATGCATCTAACAGTTTGCTAACTTCATATGTGTACTTATTTCCTTGTTGTGCAACTTCTCTCGGCTTGGGAGTATAGCACGTCTAAAGTACTTTGACACGAGTTTATTTTGTAAAGTT
Coding sequences within it:
- the LOC102178941 gene encoding ankyrin repeat domain-containing protein 40-like: MPFILLEAQCKCWRGCCSDRLQNLLMAEPQLDMKPSGEYKQGGSNQQSPTDPDDNTKPDDTCPELVLKVRIQSHKENDFIEVELDRQELSYQNLLQASCYELGINPEQVEKIRKLPNTLLRKDKDILRLQDFQEVELILMKNGSSALTEYTPSLLEKPCYNSNAAKMTY